A region from the bacterium genome encodes:
- a CDS encoding sugar phosphate isomerase, translating to MDDYRRQAEHFLTQETQFHLGMLPTEQSHPRTRGLAETLQEDCAAGVRLLQGVDQDVAALAHRVLAGDAVAQLVDALTEAIAGGHRVCFSGCGATGRLSIMLEAMWRHFWLNLAQQQPTQAALAAKLGDQVVSIMTGGDYALIRSVEGFEDYLSFGQQQVIEAGLSAGDVLVAISEGGETSTVNGTLLEAGERGQRRFFVFNNPADILSAHIERSRRVIEDPGVTVLDLATGPMGVAGSTRMQATTAELLAVGCALEQALLRLLPQVLPAAALEALPAAWLQPVDSAARFAALLDDLAAPEAVAAIAAWVDLEHGLYAAGGRITYYAGDCLLDIFTDTTERAPTFMLPPFRKSDDLVSPPSWAFVKDPVRATPEAWRHVLGRESRCLDWTPARYGALGASLRIVSNPPALSGAELLKFLIGCEPDPSRTDVEPNAAMRVLLSHETTAPGAGVWQAAFAEAAEPFGRKLAVTIGEAGADLGGVEQALHVPCRLTATPLGLWDRLAAKLVLNTVSTATMGRLGRLVSNWMANVECSNKKLIDRGTRLVSELTGVDYETACVELHRTIAEQQANARPGQARTSPVAETVRRLGRV from the coding sequence ATGGATGACTATCGCCGCCAGGCCGAGCACTTCCTGACCCAGGAGACGCAGTTCCACCTGGGGATGCTGCCGACCGAGCAGTCCCACCCCCGGACCCGCGGGCTGGCCGAGACGCTGCAGGAGGACTGCGCGGCCGGGGTGCGGCTGCTGCAGGGGGTGGATCAGGATGTCGCGGCCCTGGCGCACCGGGTATTGGCCGGCGACGCCGTGGCACAACTGGTAGACGCGCTGACCGAGGCCATCGCCGGCGGTCACCGCGTGTGCTTCTCCGGTTGTGGCGCCACGGGACGCCTGAGCATCATGCTCGAAGCCATGTGGCGGCACTTCTGGCTGAACCTGGCGCAGCAACAGCCCACGCAGGCGGCCCTGGCGGCGAAGCTGGGCGATCAGGTCGTCAGCATCATGACCGGCGGCGACTACGCCTTGATCCGCTCGGTCGAGGGCTTCGAGGACTACCTCAGCTTCGGGCAGCAGCAGGTCATCGAGGCGGGGCTGAGCGCGGGCGATGTGCTGGTGGCCATCAGCGAGGGCGGCGAGACCTCCACGGTCAACGGCACGCTGCTGGAGGCGGGGGAGAGAGGGCAGCGCCGCTTCTTCGTCTTCAACAACCCGGCGGACATCCTCAGCGCCCATATCGAGCGCTCGCGCCGCGTCATCGAGGACCCCGGCGTCACCGTGCTCGACCTCGCCACCGGCCCCATGGGTGTCGCGGGCTCGACGCGGATGCAGGCGACGACGGCAGAGCTGCTCGCCGTCGGCTGCGCGCTGGAGCAGGCCCTGCTGCGCCTGCTGCCGCAGGTCCTGCCCGCTGCGGCCCTGGAGGCCCTGCCGGCGGCGTGGCTACAGCCCGTGGACAGCGCGGCCCGGTTCGCAGCGTTGCTGGATGATCTGGCCGCTCCCGAGGCCGTGGCTGCCATCGCCGCGTGGGTGGACCTGGAGCACGGCCTGTACGCCGCCGGAGGGCGCATCACGTACTATGCCGGCGACTGCCTCCTGGACATCTTCACGGACACCACTGAGCGCGCGCCCACGTTCATGCTGCCGCCCTTCCGCAAGTCCGATGATCTCGTCTCCCCGCCGTCGTGGGCCTTCGTCAAGGACCCGGTGCGGGCGACGCCGGAGGCCTGGCGGCATGTGCTGGGGCGCGAGTCGCGCTGCCTGGACTGGACCCCGGCCCGCTATGGGGCCCTCGGGGCCTCCCTGCGGATTGTCTCCAACCCGCCGGCCCTGAGCGGCGCCGAACTGCTGAAGTTCCTCATCGGCTGCGAGCCCGACCCCTCCCGCACCGATGTCGAGCCGAACGCCGCCATGCGGGTGCTGTTGTCCCATGAGACGACGGCGCCAGGCGCAGGGGTGTGGCAGGCGGCCTTCGCCGAGGCGGCGGAGCCCTTCGGCCGCAAGCTGGCTGTCACCATCGGAGAAGCCGGAGCGGACCTGGGCGGGGTCGAACAGGCGCTGCACGTGCCCTGCCGCCTGACAGCCACGCCGCTGGGCCTGTGGGACCGCCTCGCCGCCAAGCTGGTGCTGAACACGGTCTCGACCGCCACCATGGGCCGCCTGGGGCGGCTGGTGAGCAACTGGATGGCGAACGTCGAGTGCTCGAACAAGAAGCTCATTGACCGCGGCACGCGGCTCGTGTCCGAGCTGACCGGAGTGGACTACGAGACGGCCTGTGTCGAGCTGCATCGCACCATCGCCGAGCAGCAGGCGAACGCCCGGCCCGGGCAGGCGCGCACCTCCCCGGTGGCCGAGACCGTGCGCCGCCTGGGGCGCGTGTAG
- a CDS encoding radical SAM protein, translating into MYNLQPRHLYAMDWALQDDRNVRRLERLVAGLGRSMSEVQVLTPEDLPQAIRDSGWIGEVRQGAYRDVGDPDFLFTAFKWLTPEQRAEVAKTELYQRCVEAHAAYGDCKQWFTGGRILAMLGAAPFFHYELRDKWNPAHVCWSLHDLHSAWGCAHRCSYCQRGSVYVVNLNVEEFVDKVGEFVDQTPWQKTFRYDVEQDVFALEPEYGACELLVRDFARRDDRYLILFTKSANTDFLASLPHNGHTMMLWTLSTHTASRRYEDKTGTMEERIEAARRLQEAGYTIRFKLKPIIPHLGWREETTQMFETLYSRVKPDNLSMEMVFVDSVAELDETMGKDTLEPAFVAAAEQAEAERGTCWQHVVDGEKPFPFEVKEEVYRHVIAESRRLSPETPVTLCAETQRMWEALADLLDGNPWNYPCNCGPHCTPQRRQIEQVGGPDAERIARAAASGAIG; encoded by the coding sequence ATGTACAACCTCCAGCCACGCCATTTGTACGCGATGGACTGGGCGCTGCAGGATGACCGCAACGTCCGGCGTCTGGAGCGTCTGGTCGCCGGCCTGGGCCGCAGCATGTCCGAAGTGCAGGTGCTCACCCCCGAGGACCTGCCGCAGGCCATCCGCGACAGTGGCTGGATCGGCGAAGTCCGTCAGGGCGCCTACCGCGACGTGGGCGACCCGGACTTCCTGTTCACGGCCTTCAAGTGGCTCACGCCCGAGCAGCGGGCTGAAGTGGCGAAGACCGAACTGTACCAGCGGTGCGTGGAGGCGCACGCCGCCTACGGCGACTGCAAGCAGTGGTTCACCGGCGGGCGCATCCTGGCGATGCTGGGGGCCGCGCCGTTCTTCCACTACGAGCTGCGCGACAAGTGGAACCCCGCGCACGTATGCTGGAGCCTGCACGACCTGCACTCCGCCTGGGGCTGCGCCCATCGCTGCTCGTACTGCCAGCGCGGCTCGGTGTACGTGGTGAACCTCAACGTCGAGGAATTTGTGGACAAGGTCGGCGAGTTCGTGGACCAGACGCCCTGGCAGAAGACCTTCCGGTACGATGTGGAGCAGGATGTCTTCGCCCTCGAGCCCGAGTACGGGGCCTGCGAGCTGCTGGTGCGCGACTTCGCCCGCCGTGACGACCGCTACCTGATCCTGTTCACCAAGAGCGCCAACACCGACTTCCTGGCGTCGCTGCCGCACAACGGGCACACGATGATGCTGTGGACCCTGTCCACCCACACCGCCAGCCGCCGGTATGAGGACAAGACCGGGACAATGGAGGAGCGCATCGAGGCTGCCCGCCGCCTGCAGGAGGCCGGCTACACCATCCGCTTCAAGCTCAAGCCGATCATCCCGCACCTGGGCTGGCGCGAGGAGACGACGCAGATGTTCGAGACCCTCTACTCGCGCGTCAAGCCCGACAACCTGAGCATGGAAATGGTGTTTGTGGACAGCGTGGCCGAGCTGGACGAGACGATGGGCAAGGACACGCTCGAGCCCGCCTTCGTCGCCGCCGCCGAGCAGGCCGAGGCGGAGCGCGGCACCTGCTGGCAGCACGTGGTGGATGGCGAGAAGCCCTTCCCCTTCGAGGTGAAAGAGGAGGTCTATCGCCACGTCATCGCCGAGTCGCGTCGCCTGAGCCCCGAGACGCCGGTGACGCTGTGCGCCGAGACCCAGCGCATGTGGGAGGCGCTGGCCGACCTGCTGGATGGCAACCCGTGGAACTACCCGTGCAACTGCGGCCCGCACTGCACGCCACAGCGGCGCCAGATCGAGCAGGTCGGGGGCCCCGACGCCGAGCGCATCGCCCGGGCAGCCGCTTCCGGGGCCATCGGCTAG
- a CDS encoding Gfo/Idh/MocA family oxidoreductase, which produces MKIKVGLCGAGQFGTCFVPVFQRHPDVAEVYLADVIPDRLAKEAARFGVTKTFDSLEALCRSDCDCVALFTQRWLHGPQAVHALKAGKHVYSAVPAGVTLEELDELVDTVKSTGLIYMLGETSYYRAQTTFCRDKFAAGKFGEFVYGEGQYHHDMAHFYASYMHSGGDAWKPTASFPPMLYPTHSTAFVLGVTFRRMTEVCCFGQVDLDHHDDGVFRAETSLWGNVFSNESALFRTSDGGMARVNEFRRVGAGDGRMTIMGTRAAYEEQPGQGVFTWLDFPEDFGRASDIRYREAAKLVPLRREDVSGIRVFDGVEVTEENLGDLPREYLGKKFLGLSHAQPWWQLPVEFAGVPNGHDGTHVFLVNDFVRSVVAQKLPPNHVWQAARYDAPGIVAHESAKRDGERMTIPDFGMPPADWAVLDTTRPLQP; this is translated from the coding sequence ATGAAGATCAAGGTTGGCCTTTGTGGAGCCGGGCAGTTCGGGACGTGCTTCGTGCCCGTGTTCCAGCGGCACCCGGATGTCGCCGAAGTGTACCTGGCCGACGTCATACCCGACCGTCTGGCCAAGGAAGCGGCACGCTTCGGCGTGACCAAGACCTTCGACTCGCTGGAGGCCCTGTGCCGCAGCGACTGCGATTGTGTGGCGCTGTTCACCCAGCGCTGGCTGCACGGCCCTCAGGCCGTCCATGCGCTCAAGGCCGGCAAGCATGTCTACAGCGCCGTGCCGGCGGGCGTCACGCTGGAGGAGTTGGACGAGCTGGTGGACACGGTCAAGTCCACCGGGCTGATCTACATGCTGGGGGAGACGAGCTACTACCGGGCACAGACGACGTTCTGCCGCGACAAGTTCGCGGCCGGGAAGTTCGGCGAGTTCGTCTATGGCGAGGGGCAGTACCACCATGACATGGCCCACTTCTACGCCTCGTACATGCACAGCGGCGGCGATGCCTGGAAGCCGACTGCCAGCTTCCCGCCGATGCTCTACCCGACGCACTCCACGGCCTTCGTCCTCGGCGTCACGTTCCGGCGCATGACCGAGGTGTGCTGCTTTGGCCAGGTGGACCTGGACCACCACGACGACGGCGTCTTCCGCGCCGAGACGAGCCTGTGGGGCAATGTGTTCAGCAACGAGTCGGCGCTCTTCCGCACTTCCGACGGGGGCATGGCGCGGGTCAATGAGTTCCGCCGCGTCGGCGCCGGCGACGGGCGCATGACCATCATGGGCACCCGCGCGGCCTATGAGGAACAGCCGGGCCAGGGCGTCTTCACCTGGCTCGACTTCCCCGAGGACTTCGGGCGGGCGAGCGACATCCGGTACCGCGAGGCCGCCAAGCTCGTGCCGCTGCGGCGTGAGGATGTCAGCGGTATCCGCGTGTTCGACGGGGTGGAAGTGACGGAGGAGAACCTGGGCGACCTGCCACGCGAGTACCTGGGCAAGAAGTTCCTGGGCCTCTCGCACGCCCAGCCATGGTGGCAGCTGCCCGTGGAGTTCGCCGGCGTGCCCAACGGCCACGATGGCACCCATGTCTTCCTGGTCAACGACTTCGTGCGCTCGGTCGTGGCGCAGAAGCTCCCGCCCAACCATGTGTGGCAGGCGGCCCGGTACGACGCCCCGGGGATCGTGGCCCACGAATCGGCGAAGCGTGACGGGGAGCGGATGACGATCCCCGACTTCGGCATGCCGCCCGCTGACTGGGCGGTGCTCGATACCACCCGGCCGCTGCAGCCTTAG
- a CDS encoding carbohydrate binding domain-containing protein, protein MRWMEMSVWGMLVVAMCAAQPLKEWTLANPGFEQGLQGWALVKPANAASDTAVGHTGAASLKLSAEDQSHPFVAQSVKDLQGGAKYALRVWARGVKGGQTKAVLKIEYYNAQGANTKGQYSDAVTLDSEEWRQLSLEATADPDTVRASLLLRLMSPGEAWFDDVSFVMTEAPAPVTTNPVRIAVAAGQATTAKLDVRLRDAWDQQQPQAALTGGAGGALPAASAQAEARPDGVLVVTATIPALPAGDYALKLTFGSGAGAVKVFAYDVRRSANMTEDGTLLVGGKPFFPIGAYHVGVNEYPLLTENGFNAVQGGNPTALEDFRKLLDEGLRTGIMMDVPFYTGGKVAANLPNTLAKVAAFKTHPAVLNWKIIDEPDLRPDVMDEVANAYREIRALDGAHPVLLTIASPPSFPFWVNFCDMLQVDPYPLPRNPLTQVSDTVKAAKAVLRPWQHLTAVLQCGWVMDRDKPANQPTYEQALSMVYLALINGAKGISWYSVHDPGWDLTKTPLWARMKELNAETALAGKLVTTGRPLPPVTVDNKDVQAAAWQAEVQTRVLVTNPTAQPQTVTLKLAQDVTQCRRLQGVGEVEVADHTLKVSLPAYGSATLAAQ, encoded by the coding sequence ATGCGTTGGATGGAGATGTCAGTGTGGGGGATGCTGGTGGTGGCGATGTGTGCAGCCCAACCGCTGAAGGAATGGACGCTGGCGAACCCCGGCTTTGAGCAGGGCCTGCAAGGCTGGGCCCTCGTGAAGCCCGCGAACGCCGCGAGCGACACGGCCGTTGGCCACACGGGCGCGGCCTCGCTGAAGCTCAGCGCCGAGGACCAGTCGCACCCGTTCGTGGCTCAGTCGGTGAAGGACCTGCAGGGCGGCGCGAAGTACGCACTGCGTGTCTGGGCGCGCGGTGTGAAGGGCGGCCAGACGAAGGCTGTTCTGAAGATCGAGTACTACAACGCCCAGGGCGCGAACACGAAGGGGCAGTACTCGGACGCCGTAACGCTCGACAGCGAGGAGTGGCGGCAGCTCTCCCTGGAGGCTACCGCCGACCCCGACACCGTGCGTGCCAGCCTGCTGCTGCGCCTGATGTCGCCGGGCGAGGCCTGGTTCGACGATGTCAGTTTCGTGATGACCGAGGCGCCGGCGCCGGTAACCACCAATCCGGTGCGTATCGCGGTCGCCGCGGGGCAGGCCACCACGGCGAAGCTCGATGTGCGTCTGCGCGACGCCTGGGACCAACAGCAGCCGCAAGCGGCGCTGACCGGCGGAGCGGGCGGCGCCCTGCCGGCTGCCTCCGCCCAGGCCGAAGCCCGGCCTGATGGCGTGCTGGTGGTGACGGCCACCATCCCCGCGCTGCCGGCCGGCGACTATGCGCTCAAGCTGACCTTCGGCTCGGGCGCGGGGGCCGTCAAGGTGTTCGCCTACGACGTGCGCCGCTCCGCCAACATGACCGAGGACGGGACGCTGCTGGTGGGGGGCAAGCCATTCTTCCCCATCGGCGCCTACCATGTCGGGGTGAACGAGTACCCGCTGCTCACCGAGAACGGCTTCAACGCCGTGCAGGGCGGGAACCCGACGGCGCTGGAGGACTTCCGCAAGCTCCTGGACGAGGGCCTGCGCACCGGGATCATGATGGACGTGCCCTTCTACACCGGGGGCAAGGTGGCCGCCAACCTGCCCAACACGCTGGCCAAGGTCGCGGCCTTCAAGACCCATCCGGCGGTGCTGAACTGGAAAATCATTGACGAGCCGGACCTGCGGCCCGACGTCATGGACGAGGTCGCCAACGCCTACCGGGAGATCCGCGCGCTGGACGGCGCCCACCCGGTGCTGCTGACCATCGCCAGCCCACCCAGCTTCCCCTTCTGGGTCAACTTCTGCGACATGCTGCAGGTGGACCCGTACCCGTTGCCCCGCAACCCGCTGACCCAGGTGTCCGACACCGTCAAGGCCGCGAAGGCGGTGCTGCGGCCGTGGCAGCACCTGACGGCGGTGCTGCAGTGCGGCTGGGTCATGGATCGCGACAAGCCCGCCAACCAGCCGACCTACGAGCAGGCGCTGTCCATGGTCTACCTGGCGCTCATCAACGGGGCCAAGGGCATCAGTTGGTACTCCGTGCACGATCCCGGCTGGGACTTGACCAAGACCCCGCTGTGGGCGCGGATGAAGGAGCTGAACGCGGAGACGGCGCTGGCGGGCAAGCTGGTCACCACCGGCCGGCCACTGCCGCCCGTCACCGTGGACAACAAGGACGTCCAGGCCGCCGCGTGGCAGGCGGAAGTGCAGACCCGGGTACTCGTCACCAACCCGACCGCGCAGCCGCAGACGGTTACGTTGAAGCTGGCGCAGGACGTGACCCAGTGCCGACGGCTGCAGGGCGTCGGCGAGGTCGAGGTGGCCGATCACACGCTGAAGGTGTCGCTGCCGGCGTACGGCAGCGCCACGCTGGCGGCCCAGTAG
- a CDS encoding AraC family transcriptional regulator, translated as MPTSQSPFHSAPLPHVGFAGALSFAFYWATRMTVPPGWTLQPGRRDHAVLWLITEGTLHLRTPEGESDCGPGTLVLFPPGCSPQAENRSDRPATRHVLSFQMHVWGEVDFFRLYRVPTVYTVADLAALVAPWDELVAQLRGREGVVTLGAEGWARVLVDRWLSELGAAGELRPAGAADERLTAALAAVDADLRGGWTVARLAELMHLSPVRVRQIFGEALGVPPMRYVTLRRLAQARALLAHTDLTSVEIAERCGFPDPRHFSRVFTRHTGLRPTRYREQMRLQDD; from the coding sequence ATGCCGACCAGCCAGAGTCCCTTCCATTCCGCTCCCCTGCCGCACGTGGGCTTTGCCGGCGCGCTGTCGTTTGCGTTCTATTGGGCGACACGCATGACGGTCCCGCCGGGTTGGACGCTGCAGCCTGGTCGGCGCGACCATGCCGTGCTATGGCTCATCACCGAGGGCACGCTGCATCTGCGGACGCCGGAGGGCGAGAGCGACTGCGGGCCGGGAACGCTTGTGCTCTTCCCCCCGGGGTGCTCGCCACAGGCCGAGAACCGCTCCGACCGGCCGGCCACGCGCCATGTGCTCAGCTTCCAGATGCACGTGTGGGGCGAAGTGGACTTCTTCCGGCTCTATCGCGTGCCGACGGTCTACACGGTCGCCGACCTCGCCGCGCTCGTGGCCCCGTGGGACGAACTGGTCGCGCAACTGCGGGGGCGCGAGGGCGTCGTGACCCTCGGCGCCGAGGGCTGGGCGCGCGTGCTGGTGGATCGCTGGCTCAGCGAGCTGGGGGCCGCCGGGGAGCTGCGCCCGGCCGGTGCAGCCGATGAGCGCCTGACCGCCGCACTGGCGGCCGTGGATGCCGACCTGCGCGGCGGCTGGACCGTCGCGCGGCTGGCCGAGCTGATGCACCTGAGCCCCGTGCGCGTGCGGCAGATCTTCGGCGAAGCCCTCGGCGTGCCCCCGATGCGCTACGTCACGCTCCGCCGCCTGGCGCAGGCCCGCGCGCTGCTCGCCCACACCGACCTGACCTCGGTCGAGATCGCCGAACGCTGCGGCTTCCCCGACCCGCGCCATTTCAGCCGCGTGTTCACCCGCCACACGGGTCTGCGGCCGACGCGTTACCGCGAGCAGATGAGGCTGCAGGACGACTGA
- a CDS encoding beta-N-acetylhexosaminidase → MSTENPSLTWSPEGTPTEAVAMLRCLGEEYPLYETAAATVRLIHEPDRPGYAIERAGGVATVRYGPLSQAGRALGSLLAGLDDDTGSAPAFTTLGILLDCGHNCTVTSGHFRTWLRRLVLLGYDTAMVYTEAGYRLPDEPAFGYQRGSYTLAEMRELDEYAATLGIEMIGSIQALGHLEQALKWPPYSGVRDTEHTLLVGDPGTAVLVDKMVGFWAKAFRSRRLHVGMDETYDLGRGRYLDKHGYRRGLETYAEHLQLVARTCERHGVRPMVWSDVLFRLAGGTTHYDQKSRIPDEVRAALPRNVDLAYWDYYSPDPQHYRDRIEAHRALGYEPVMASGIWSWPTPWHDWRRTEQFGGACVTACREAGLREMTFALWSDDGAFWDVDSSLAGVALMAEQCHGDGTVDEAVLARRFAAVCGSDLAAHREASRLNDRLQVCSVLWDDPLQAMYLRHAAKDGTDALREAAEHYRAVAAALAPHAGDTAAGDLGHAALVARFLAAKTALAAKLFDAHDARDRAALQPLVGEATALAELAEDLGASFRRRWLACCQPFGLEVIQIRFAGQTVRYRELAQRLGEFLAGEIKGVAELDEAARGVYLPERSLSYRALASGARVF, encoded by the coding sequence ATGTCTACCGAGAACCCCTCCCTGACCTGGAGCCCCGAGGGAACGCCCACCGAGGCGGTCGCGATGCTGCGCTGCCTGGGCGAGGAGTACCCGCTGTACGAGACCGCCGCCGCGACCGTGCGCCTGATCCACGAGCCCGACCGCCCCGGCTATGCCATCGAGCGGGCCGGGGGCGTGGCCACCGTGCGCTATGGCCCGCTGTCGCAGGCCGGCCGGGCGCTCGGGTCGCTGCTGGCGGGGCTGGATGATGACACCGGCTCCGCGCCGGCCTTCACCACGCTGGGCATTCTGCTGGACTGCGGCCACAACTGCACCGTGACCTCGGGGCACTTCCGCACGTGGCTGCGCCGGCTCGTGCTGCTCGGCTATGACACCGCCATGGTCTACACCGAGGCCGGGTACCGCCTGCCGGATGAGCCGGCCTTCGGCTACCAGCGCGGCTCATACACACTCGCCGAGATGCGTGAGCTGGATGAGTACGCCGCGACGCTCGGGATCGAGATGATCGGCAGCATCCAGGCGCTGGGGCACCTGGAGCAGGCGCTCAAGTGGCCGCCCTATTCCGGTGTCCGCGACACGGAGCATACGCTGCTGGTGGGCGACCCGGGCACGGCGGTGCTCGTGGACAAGATGGTCGGCTTCTGGGCCAAGGCCTTCCGCAGCCGGCGGCTGCACGTGGGCATGGACGAGACGTATGACCTGGGGCGCGGGCGCTACCTGGACAAGCACGGTTACCGGCGCGGGCTGGAGACCTACGCCGAGCACCTACAACTCGTGGCGCGGACCTGCGAGCGGCATGGCGTGCGCCCCATGGTATGGTCCGATGTGCTCTTCCGCCTGGCCGGTGGGACGACCCACTACGACCAGAAGAGCCGCATCCCCGATGAGGTGCGTGCCGCGCTGCCACGCAACGTGGACCTGGCGTACTGGGACTACTACAGCCCCGACCCGCAGCACTACCGCGACCGCATCGAGGCCCATCGCGCCCTGGGCTATGAACCCGTGATGGCCTCGGGCATCTGGAGTTGGCCGACGCCGTGGCATGACTGGCGGCGCACCGAGCAGTTCGGCGGCGCGTGCGTGACCGCGTGCCGCGAGGCCGGCCTGCGTGAGATGACCTTCGCCCTGTGGTCCGATGACGGGGCGTTCTGGGACGTGGACTCCTCGCTGGCCGGGGTGGCCCTGATGGCCGAACAGTGTCATGGCGACGGGACGGTGGATGAGGCGGTCCTCGCGCGGCGCTTCGCGGCCGTGTGCGGGTCGGACCTGGCGGCCCACCGCGAGGCCTCGCGCCTCAACGACCGGCTGCAGGTGTGCAGCGTCCTGTGGGACGATCCGCTGCAGGCGATGTACCTGCGGCACGCCGCCAAGGACGGCACGGACGCCTTGCGCGAGGCGGCGGAGCACTACCGCGCAGTGGCGGCAGCCCTCGCGCCCCATGCCGGCGACACAGCTGCGGGCGACCTCGGTCATGCCGCGCTGGTGGCGCGGTTCCTGGCGGCCAAGACGGCCCTGGCAGCGAAGCTGTTCGACGCCCACGATGCGCGCGACCGAGCGGCCTTGCAGCCGCTGGTCGGTGAGGCGACGGCCCTCGCCGAGCTGGCTGAGGACCTGGGCGCCTCCTTCCGCCGGCGGTGGCTGGCGTGTTGCCAGCCCTTCGGCCTGGAGGTCATCCAGATCCGCTTCGCCGGGCAGACGGTGCGCTACCGCGAGCTGGCCCAACGCCTCGGGGAGTTCCTCGCGGGCGAGATCAAGGGGGTCGCCGAACTGGACGAGGCGGCCCGGGGCGTCTACCTGCCCGAGCGCTCCCTGAGCTACCGGGCGCTGGCCAGCGGGGCGCGGGTGTTCTGA
- a CDS encoding lactate racemase domain-containing protein yields the protein MAKRGQTVRLRVGSATHDSECDFALPANWTVTVCPMRDRPAMAEADVQRALAHPVGAEPISVAARGARTATLLVDDFRRPTPAEWLCRRVLDELQEAGIPPRQVSIVLGNGAHRTMNRREVRRRLGTLCDTVGQVVSHDAYSPRVTYMGLTSAGTPVLVNEVAAAADFSVTISCVYPHRLVAWAGGAKMVLPGICHVSTTHFHHGRLTGGPWGGPPRENASRRDIEEAAALFGLNVSLCAVINSRKEMCGLYAGDPTKAHRAAIALARKVGDTPMAEAHPDLIICNGYPLDADATQYSKVQAPALQFGCPMLLLSDFADPSIFHGLYHGPLKEFKKRPPLQPAPRTDELLMKAPVFFYSPQYGRGFVPPNRDWYCDNDWDRLMAAMARRFRRAKVAVFPVAPLQIPRIV from the coding sequence ATGGCGAAGAGAGGCCAGACGGTGCGCCTGCGCGTCGGGTCGGCGACCCATGACAGCGAATGCGACTTCGCGCTGCCGGCGAACTGGACCGTCACCGTGTGCCCGATGCGCGACCGCCCGGCGATGGCCGAGGCGGACGTGCAGCGGGCCCTCGCGCACCCCGTGGGCGCTGAGCCGATCTCCGTCGCCGCGCGCGGGGCGCGGACCGCCACGCTGCTGGTGGACGACTTCCGGCGCCCCACGCCCGCCGAGTGGCTGTGCCGTCGCGTCCTGGACGAGCTGCAGGAAGCCGGCATCCCGCCCCGGCAGGTCAGCATCGTCCTGGGCAACGGCGCCCACCGGACGATGAACCGGCGGGAAGTGCGCCGGCGCCTGGGGACGCTGTGCGACACGGTCGGGCAGGTTGTATCGCACGATGCCTACAGCCCGCGCGTGACATACATGGGCCTCACCTCGGCCGGCACGCCCGTACTCGTGAATGAGGTCGCGGCCGCCGCTGACTTCTCGGTGACGATCTCGTGCGTCTATCCGCATCGGCTGGTGGCCTGGGCCGGGGGGGCGAAGATGGTGCTGCCGGGCATCTGCCATGTCTCGACGACCCACTTCCACCACGGGCGGCTTACCGGGGGGCCCTGGGGCGGTCCGCCCCGCGAGAACGCTTCCCGTCGCGACATCGAGGAGGCCGCCGCGCTGTTCGGCCTCAACGTGTCCCTGTGCGCCGTCATCAACTCCCGCAAGGAGATGTGTGGCCTTTACGCCGGGGACCCGACCAAGGCCCACCGCGCCGCCATCGCGCTGGCCCGCAAGGTGGGGGACACGCCGATGGCCGAGGCCCACCCGGACCTCATCATCTGCAACGGCTACCCGCTGGATGCCGATGCCACGCAGTACAGCAAAGTCCAGGCGCCCGCGCTGCAGTTCGGCTGCCCGATGCTGCTGCTGAGCGACTTCGCCGACCCCAGCATCTTCCACGGGCTGTACCACGGGCCGCTCAAGGAGTTCAAGAAGCGCCCGCCGCTGCAGCCGGCGCCGCGCACGGACGAGCTGCTGATGAAGGCGCCGGTGTTCTTCTACTCGCCGCAGTATGGCCGGGGCTTCGTCCCGCCGAACCGCGACTGGTACTGCGACAACGACTGGGACCGGCTCATGGCGGCGATGGCCCGGCGCTTCAGGCGCGCGAAGGTGGCGGTCTTCCCCGTCGCGCCGCTGCAGATACCCAGGATCGTGTAG